The genome window TGATAATACAACCCCAAATAGGTATCTTCAGATTCATGAAATaaaaacaggaaaaaaatgtaattacagccagaacaaaacaaaaaatgtctcTTGTGGACTGTGGAGTGATGCATAATGGCATGCATAACTCTGATGAAAAACAGCCCATTatgataaaaacaatttgagaatatttttcttgaattCAGCTTAACTTACTGAACCGCACCACGTGGTATTGCAACCAGTTCTGTCCTATTTTGCCAAATAAAAGAATGTTTTAAGTACAAATGTTTATtcaagtttaaataaaaataaaattacataatacTCAAATTACATCCTTTCTTTCTCCTTTTCATGTGTGCTTCAGCTATCTTAGCAAAACCTTCTTTTTGTAGTAACTTATAAGAGTTTGACAAAAATCGTGAAATAGTTGAATTAAGAGCATCAGTTCCATGAAATAACAACTCCCAGCCAAGTTTAATACCTGTACCAAAGTCACACTCATCTATTGCTATATTAGCATATGTTAAAACAGGTTGTAGCTCAGAcagacatttttctttttgttcagGTGCTGCCTTATCTATCTTATTCAGAAGAGCCATCAATTCTTTATCAGATACTGTTAAATCACGATAGCCTAATTGGGTCCTACAAAACATAATAACAAATATAATTactgacaaaaaaatattaaaaaattactttctaTTGTAAGGCACTACAAGTccaattttgttaaaagtcTTTGCAACAACTTGCTTctctctttttttaatttcctcgCTGTGCAAAGACATGTTCAATTTTAGTTTGTCTGCTTGGGTTTTAAGTGATGAAAGAAACTTTCCTACTTGCATTTTCTTGAATGGATCTCCAGTTTTTTTCAGTTCCTCTAAATAAAAGCTGAGACAAGTATAACAAAtcaaaactgtcatttttcaaCATACCTCACACttgcaaaaatattgttacccatttttgtaaaaacccCATCTTTTGTCCCATGATTACTCACTAAAAATGGGGGAGACTCATTTGGTGAGTCATAAAAGTAGCCAACATGATATCCTGTTTTATCATCTCCCTTGAGAACTGTCAGCATTTCAGGAGGGTCATAATAATATCGCCAATGGAGTAAATATTCCTCAGAGGATTTTTTAGCATGTTTAAACTTGCCTGCAAGCACATCATATGGTCCTACCAGTGTTAAACCTACAGCTTTAAAAGCTTCAGTAGGATTATTCGGTTTTAACTCTGTACAAAAGGTccaaaaatcataaaaatcCTTTGGAAGATCTACTAAAAATCTAGATTTGATAAATTGTTTAGGATCAAAATTTGTGCCCCCAATATCTGCATTGGACACTTCTTTTTCTTCATCTTCAAAATCTTTATTTGATTGATCTGATACCTCAACAACACATTCTttattctctaatttttgtAAAGAACCTGTTACTTCTTCTGTCTTTGCTTCATAAATTGTATCTTCCTCAGACTTTCTATGTTCAGTTTCATCTTCTTCCTCAGACTCACTAGGAGACACACATTCTTTCTTGTTAAGTTTTTTTGGACTCATATTCTCATCACTGTCCTTTTCACTTATGGCTGcattcgaatttttc of Tenebrio molitor chromosome 6, icTenMoli1.1, whole genome shotgun sequence contains these proteins:
- the Hpf1 gene encoding histone PARylation factor 1 isoform X2; protein product: MPETDPEREKYEEDSRTPCKYGVKCYQKNAAHLSKYKHPPQAKRKPGPSKKIKLNDDLKEQDEDLKNSNAAISEKDSDENMSPKKLNKKECVSPSESEEEDETEHRKSEEDTIYEAKTEEVTGSLQKLENKECVVEVSDQSNKDFEDEEKEVSNADIGGTNFDPKQFIKSRFLVDLPKDFYDFWTFCTELKPNNPTEAFKAVGLTLVGPYDVLAGKFKHAKKSSEEYLLHWRYYYDPPEMLTVLKGDDKTGYHVGYFYDSPNESPPFLVSNHGTKDGVFTKMGNNIFASVSFYLEELKKTGDPFKKMQVGKFLSSLKTQADKLKLNMSLHSEEIKKREKQVVAKTFNKIGLVVPYNRKTQLGYRDLTVSDKELMALLNKIDKAAPEQKEKCLSELQPVLTYANIAIDECDFGTGIKLGWELLFHGTDALNSTISRFLSNSYKLLQKEGFAKIAEAHMKRRKKGCNLSIM
- the Hpf1 gene encoding histone PARylation factor 1 isoform X1, with translation MPETDPEREKYEEDSRTPCKYGVKCYQKNAAHLSKYKHPPQAKRKYNNAKPGPSKKIKLNDDLKEQDEDLKNSNAAISEKDSDENMSPKKLNKKECVSPSESEEEDETEHRKSEEDTIYEAKTEEVTGSLQKLENKECVVEVSDQSNKDFEDEEKEVSNADIGGTNFDPKQFIKSRFLVDLPKDFYDFWTFCTELKPNNPTEAFKAVGLTLVGPYDVLAGKFKHAKKSSEEYLLHWRYYYDPPEMLTVLKGDDKTGYHVGYFYDSPNESPPFLVSNHGTKDGVFTKMGNNIFASVSFYLEELKKTGDPFKKMQVGKFLSSLKTQADKLKLNMSLHSEEIKKREKQVVAKTFNKIGLVVPYNRKTQLGYRDLTVSDKELMALLNKIDKAAPEQKEKCLSELQPVLTYANIAIDECDFGTGIKLGWELLFHGTDALNSTISRFLSNSYKLLQKEGFAKIAEAHMKRRKKGCNLSIM
- the Hpf1 gene encoding histone PARylation factor 1 isoform X3 — protein: MPETDPEREKYEEDSRTPCKYGVKCYQKNAAHLSKYKHPPQAKRKEQDEDLKNSNAAISEKDSDENMSPKKLNKKECVSPSESEEEDETEHRKSEEDTIYEAKTEEVTGSLQKLENKECVVEVSDQSNKDFEDEEKEVSNADIGGTNFDPKQFIKSRFLVDLPKDFYDFWTFCTELKPNNPTEAFKAVGLTLVGPYDVLAGKFKHAKKSSEEYLLHWRYYYDPPEMLTVLKGDDKTGYHVGYFYDSPNESPPFLVSNHGTKDGVFTKMGNNIFASVSFYLEELKKTGDPFKKMQVGKFLSSLKTQADKLKLNMSLHSEEIKKREKQVVAKTFNKIGLVVPYNRKTQLGYRDLTVSDKELMALLNKIDKAAPEQKEKCLSELQPVLTYANIAIDECDFGTGIKLGWELLFHGTDALNSTISRFLSNSYKLLQKEGFAKIAEAHMKRRKKGCNLSIM